From a region of the Burkholderia sp. PAMC 26561 genome:
- a CDS encoding (2Fe-2S)-binding protein has product MTSKPLFRVLAPVAPAVADDIVQIWFNGQPLNVPGGRSVAAALLAAGVQRFRATPVSGAPRAPYCMMGACFECLVEIDGIPSRQSCLVTVRDGMRIHSQEGASDLPPMSYTTKESIHGR; this is encoded by the coding sequence ATGACTTCCAAACCGCTATTCAGGGTGCTCGCACCGGTCGCGCCCGCCGTGGCCGACGACATCGTCCAGATCTGGTTCAACGGCCAGCCGCTCAACGTGCCGGGCGGCCGGTCTGTCGCCGCCGCATTGCTCGCGGCGGGTGTGCAGCGTTTTCGCGCCACGCCGGTATCGGGCGCGCCGCGCGCACCGTATTGCATGATGGGCGCGTGCTTCGAATGCCTGGTCGAAATCGATGGCATTCCAAGCCGGCAAAGCTGTCTTGTCACCGTGCGCGACGGCATGCGCATTCACTCGCAAGAAGGCGCGAGTGATCTTCCGCCAATGTCGTACACGACCAAGGAGAGCATTCATGGCCGCTGA
- a CDS encoding FAD/NAD(P)-dependent oxidoreductase: protein MAAESIDVAVIGAGPAGLAAATQAARAGLSVVVLDEQESVGGQIYRAIERSDAQRREILGPDYQAGSAIATAFARSGARYVPNASVWQVTREKTVHYLKDGKVGSFEAKRVVLATGALERPFPIPGWTLPGVLTAGAAQILLKSAGEVPSEPPVLVGCGPLLYLLGWQYVRAGVPIRALVDTTRHEDRWRAKRYMVSALRAWPYLSKGLQLMRTLRDAGVPMHEAADDLRVEGVIGEDGAERANALTFSVRGVSHRIEANVILLHQGVVPNTQFSLSLRASHKWDDAQLCFTPTTDKWGELDVPGIFVAGDGGGIGGAQAAEMQGEVTALAISQQLGAIDEKTRDQSAAPRMRRLAEVMRIRPFLDSLYRPRDENRVPKDEVIVCRCEEVTAGQLRQFVALGCLGPNQAKSFGRCGMGPCQGRMCGLTVTEVIADARSVAPETVGYYRIRPPIKPLTLGELAGD, encoded by the coding sequence ATGGCCGCTGAATCCATCGATGTCGCCGTGATCGGCGCCGGTCCCGCAGGGCTCGCGGCAGCCACGCAAGCGGCGCGTGCGGGTTTGTCCGTTGTCGTGCTCGATGAACAGGAGTCGGTTGGCGGACAGATTTATCGTGCGATAGAACGCAGCGATGCGCAGCGCCGCGAGATTCTCGGTCCCGACTATCAGGCGGGCAGCGCGATCGCGACGGCCTTCGCCCGTTCCGGCGCGCGTTACGTGCCGAACGCGTCCGTCTGGCAAGTCACGCGTGAGAAAACGGTGCATTACTTGAAAGACGGAAAGGTCGGCAGCTTCGAGGCGAAGCGTGTGGTGCTTGCGACCGGCGCGCTGGAACGGCCGTTCCCGATCCCGGGCTGGACCTTGCCCGGCGTGTTGACCGCGGGCGCCGCGCAGATCCTGCTGAAGAGCGCGGGCGAAGTGCCGAGCGAACCGCCGGTGCTCGTCGGTTGCGGTCCGCTCTTGTACCTGCTCGGCTGGCAATACGTGCGGGCAGGCGTTCCGATTCGCGCACTCGTCGATACAACCCGCCACGAGGACCGCTGGCGCGCGAAACGCTACATGGTGTCCGCGTTGCGTGCGTGGCCGTACTTGAGCAAAGGCCTGCAGCTGATGCGCACGTTGCGCGACGCCGGCGTGCCGATGCACGAAGCCGCCGACGACCTGCGCGTGGAAGGCGTGATAGGTGAAGACGGCGCTGAGCGCGCGAATGCGCTGACGTTCTCGGTGCGGGGCGTGTCGCACCGGATCGAGGCAAACGTGATCCTGCTGCATCAGGGCGTGGTGCCGAATACGCAGTTTTCCTTATCGTTGCGGGCGTCGCATAAGTGGGACGACGCACAACTCTGCTTCACGCCCACCACCGACAAATGGGGCGAACTCGATGTCCCCGGCATCTTTGTTGCGGGCGATGGCGGGGGTATCGGCGGCGCGCAGGCGGCGGAGATGCAGGGCGAAGTGACGGCGTTGGCAATCTCGCAGCAACTTGGCGCCATCGATGAAAAAACCCGCGATCAAAGCGCTGCGCCACGTATGCGCAGGCTGGCAGAAGTGATGCGCATCCGGCCTTTCCTCGACAGCCTGTATCGTCCGCGCGATGAAAACCGGGTGCCGAAGGACGAGGTCATTGTGTGCCGCTGCGAAGAAGTGACGGCGGGGCAACTACGCCAGTTCGTGGCACTCGGTTGTCTCGGGCCGAACCAGGCGAAGTCTTTCGGCCGATGCGGCATGGGACCGTGCCAGGGACGCATGTGCGGTCTTACGGTGACCGAAGTGATCGCCGATGCTCGCAGCGTCGCGCCTGAAACCGTCGGCTATTACCGCATTCGCCCACCGATCAAGCCGCTCACGCTCGGAGAACTCGCCGGTGACTAA
- a CDS encoding NAD(P)/FAD-dependent oxidoreductase gives MTKPAANESDVLVIGGGLHGSSSAFHLAQRGASVTVLEADYIGRHASGVNAGGVRTLGRPVPEIPLSLMSREIWHNIVETVGDDAGFVASGQLKIAETDAELDECRERVALLESHGFTHEKIIDRETLLELEPAITPQVTGGIWVERDGYALPFRATTAFRKAAERNGAVFHEGTPVTRIEQTGERWIAHTPRGDFSAGQLVVTAGAWAGELAAQVGEPVPVHPEGLMLMVTHRVAPFCRATLGATGRPLSFKQFDNGTVVIGGKLIGIADLPGRHGEVDFLRLVKSANTVVDLFPHLRHLGINRAWAGVEAFTDDSLPVISRSKRASNLTYSFGYCGSGFQLGPGCGKLVSELVLDGAASLPLDAFAIDRFNGFNSAPAATT, from the coding sequence GTGACTAAGCCCGCAGCCAACGAGTCGGACGTGCTGGTGATCGGCGGCGGCTTGCACGGGTCGAGCAGCGCGTTTCATCTTGCGCAGCGTGGCGCGAGCGTGACCGTGCTGGAGGCGGATTACATCGGGCGGCATGCATCGGGCGTGAATGCGGGCGGCGTGCGCACGCTCGGCCGACCCGTGCCCGAGATTCCGTTGTCGCTGATGTCGCGCGAGATCTGGCACAACATCGTGGAAACAGTCGGCGATGACGCCGGTTTCGTCGCGTCGGGGCAGTTGAAGATCGCGGAAACCGACGCCGAACTCGATGAATGCCGCGAACGCGTCGCGCTGCTCGAGTCGCACGGCTTCACGCATGAAAAGATCATCGATCGCGAAACCCTGCTCGAACTTGAACCGGCGATCACGCCGCAAGTCACCGGCGGTATCTGGGTCGAACGCGATGGCTACGCGTTGCCGTTTCGCGCGACGACTGCGTTTCGCAAGGCAGCGGAGCGCAACGGCGCGGTGTTCCACGAAGGGACACCTGTGACGCGAATCGAACAGACGGGCGAACGCTGGATTGCGCATACGCCGCGAGGGGATTTTTCTGCCGGGCAACTCGTTGTGACCGCCGGCGCATGGGCCGGCGAACTCGCGGCGCAAGTCGGCGAACCGGTTCCCGTTCATCCGGAAGGGCTCATGCTGATGGTCACGCATCGCGTGGCGCCATTCTGTCGCGCGACGCTGGGCGCAACCGGCAGGCCGTTGTCGTTCAAGCAATTCGATAACGGCACGGTCGTGATCGGCGGAAAGCTGATCGGCATTGCGGATCTGCCAGGACGTCACGGTGAAGTCGATTTCCTGCGGCTTGTGAAGAGCGCGAATACCGTGGTCGATCTGTTTCCGCATCTGCGCCATCTCGGCATCAACCGCGCGTGGGCCGGCGTGGAAGCGTTCACGGACGACTCGCTGCCGGTGATCTCGCGCAGCAAACGTGCGTCGAACCTGACGTACTCGTTCGGATATTGCGGCAGCGGTTTCCAGCTTGGACCGGGCTGCGGCAAGCTGGTGTCCGAGCTGGTTCTGGACGGCGCGGCGTCGTTGCCGCTCGATGCGTTTGCCATCGACCGGTTCAACGGGTTTAATAGCGCCCCTGCAGCAACAACTTGA
- a CDS encoding RidA family protein: MSDIVRIETNQRMSRVVKAAGLVFIGGQTSNDRTPDVKLQTQQVLAKIDGFLAQAGIDKTRLISAQIWLADIARDFAGMNEVWDAWVAPGCAPTRATVESKLAAPDLLVEITVTALGE; this comes from the coding sequence ATGAGCGATATCGTCAGGATCGAAACCAATCAACGCATGAGCCGGGTTGTGAAAGCGGCGGGGCTGGTGTTCATCGGCGGTCAGACATCGAATGACCGTACGCCCGATGTAAAACTGCAAACGCAGCAGGTGCTTGCGAAGATCGACGGATTCCTCGCGCAAGCTGGCATCGACAAGACGCGGCTGATCTCTGCGCAAATCTGGCTGGCCGATATTGCCCGCGACTTCGCGGGCATGAACGAAGTGTGGGACGCATGGGTCGCGCCGGGTTGCGCACCGACACGCGCAACGGTCGAATCGAAGCTCGCCGCGCCTGACTTGCTGGTTGAAATCACGGTGACTGCGCTGGGCGAATGA